From a region of the Plasmodium gaboni strain SY75 apicoplast, whole genome shotgun sequence genome:
- a CDS encoding apicoplast ribosomal protein S4, translated as MIKFLKPKIKILKKLNIPFLLYLSSKYNYKYLNYKISYKSYFDLKLKFIRYICYNYCITYKKYLYYLNKISNKNINILYFKLLEILELRLDIFLVNIGFFKTILQSRHYIKYKNIYINNIINKYYNISLKNNDIIFFNNKIKYIILKNLIYKYNIYIYISNLYKYNFIKIYSYNKYFIICIYNFKIKILNINILNNILYIYNDIYYI; from the coding sequence ATGATAAAATTTTTAAAACCTAAAATAAAAATATTAAAAAAATTAAATATACCTTTTTTATTATATTTATCTAGTAAATATAATTATAAATATTTAAATTATAAAATTTCATATAAATCTTATTTTGATTTAAAATTAAAATTTATTAGATATATATGTTATAATTATTGTATAACATATAAAAAATATTTATATTATTTAAATAAAATAAGTAATAAAAATATTAATATATTATATTTTAAATTATTAGAAATATTAGAATTAAGATTAGATATATTTTTAGTTAATATAGGTTTTTTTAAAACTATATTACAATCTAGACATTATATTAAATATAAAAATATTTATATTAATAATATTATAAATAAATATTATAATATTAGTTTAAAAAATAATGATATTATATTTTTTAATAATAAAATAAAATATATAATATTAAAAAATTTAATATATAAATATAATATTTATATTTATATATCTAATTTATATAAATATAATTTTATTAAAATATATAGTTATAATAAATATTTTATAATATGTATTTATAATTTTAAAATTAAAATATTAAATATTAATATATTAAATAATATATTATATATTTATAATGATATATATTATATATAA
- a CDS encoding apicoplast ribosomal protein L4: protein MNIIILNNKTLNNIIFKYKYNFFIKLYFNNYIKICKLIIYIIKYLYIYNIYMYKHTKNRSKVYFSKKKIRVQKGLGKSRLKNFTSPICKQGACNFGPFYKENKIVNKINYKLIFIYLLINKRSNILIIKLENIINLLNIYYNNKNYCILKLLYLKGIININKYILINLNNKLFSKNIFINMIIYNYLIFLI from the coding sequence ATGAATATTATTATTTTGAATAATAAAACATTAAATAATATAATATTTAAATATAAATATAATTTTTTTATTAAATTGTATTTTAATAATTATATTAAAATATGTAAATTAATAATTTATATTATAAAATATTTATATATATATAATATTTATATGTATAAACATACTAAAAATAGAAGTAAAGTATATTTTAGTAAAAAAAAAATAAGAGTACAAAAAGGATTAGGTAAATCAAGATTAAAAAATTTTACATCACCTATATGTAAACAAGGTGCTTGTAATTTTGGTCCTTTTTATAAAGAAAATAAAATAGTAAATAAAATAAATTATAAATTAATTTTTATTTATTTATTAATTAATAAACGTAGTAATATTTTAATAATTAAATTAGAAAATATTATAAATTTATTAAATATTTATTATAATAATAAAAATTATTGTATATTAAAATTATTATATTTAAAAGGTATAATTAATATTAATAAGTATATTTTAATTAATTTAAATAATAAATTATTTAGTAAAAATATATTTATAAATATGATTATATATAATTATTTAATATTTTTAATTTAA
- a CDS encoding putative ribosomal protein L23, whose amino-acid sequence MKEVILNFYLYNILFYKINFLNKFCIIYSIKYFTKLDIKYIIKNIFKIKLIDYNNIKINNINKKDFLKKYYITFK is encoded by the coding sequence ATGAAGGAAGTTATTTTAAATTTTTATTTATATAATATTTTATTTTATAAAATTAATTTTTTAAATAAATTTTGTATTATTTATTCTATAAAATATTTTACAAAATTAGATATAAAATATATAATTAAAAATATATTTAAAATAAAGTTAATTGATTATAATAATATAAAAATTAATAATATAAATAAAAAAGATTTTTTAAAAAAATATTATATTACATTTAAATGA
- a CDS encoding apicoplast ribosomal protein L2 gives MILKLKKYNTYKYLKSFGKNNKGYITIYNKGGGNLKYNYKLIDIWYDNYNININYKVFLFKKIKNYFRNTYIGCILYLSKLNNLQKFIILQHNYILNSIYYLTNINNIKKGSYIQLKYCKLGTYIYNISKDNKKGSIFARSAGTFAQILSFYKNLVYIKLPSKQYKYINENSFCYIGINSNIFYNKFKIKNAGYNIYYNIKPKVRGKAKNVCDHPHGGGKGKTGIGRKYPCSKKGLHSKGYKTIK, from the coding sequence ATGATATTAAAATTAAAAAAATATAATACTTATAAATATTTAAAAAGTTTTGGTAAAAATAATAAAGGATATATTACTATTTATAATAAAGGAGGAGGTAATTTAAAATATAATTATAAATTAATAGATATTTGGTATGATAATTATAATATTAATATAAATTATAAAGTTTTTTTATTTAAAAAAATAAAAAATTATTTTAGAAATACATATATAGGATGTATTTTATATTTATCTAAATTAAATAATTTACAAAAATTTATTATTTTACAACATAATTATATATTAAATTCAATATATTATTTAACAAATATTAACAATATTAAAAAAGGAAGTTATATACAATTAAAATATTGTAAATTAGGTACATATATATATAATATATCAAAAGATAATAAAAAAGGTAGTATTTTTGCTAGATCAGCTGGTACTTTTGCACAAATTTTATCGTTTTATAAAAATTTAGTTTATATTAAATTACCTTCTAAACAGTATAAATATATAAATGAAAATAGTTTTTGTTATATAGGTATAAATAGTAATATTTTTTATAATAAATTTAAAATTAAAAACGCTGGTTATAATATTTATTATAATATTAAACCTAAAGTAAGAGGTAAAGCAAAAAATGTATGTGATCACCCTCATGGTGGTGGTAAAGGTAAAACGGGTATTGGTCGTAAATATCCTTGTTCTAAAAAAGGATTACATTCAAAAGGATATAAAACAATAAAATAA
- a CDS encoding apicoplast ribosomal protein S19 produces the protein MIKLYWLKITINNKYIFININKYKYNKNLILNIYNKNLYIYKKLLNLYIKVYNGYKFIPIYINKTKLFNKLGNFVYTKFVKNNIKELLIN, from the coding sequence ATGATAAAATTATATTGGTTAAAAATTACTATAAATAATAAATATATATTTATAAATATAAATAAATATAAATATAATAAAAATTTAATTTTAAATATATATAATAAAAATTTATATATTTATAAGAAGTTATTAAATTTATATATAAAAGTATATAATGGATATAAATTTATACCTATTTATATAAATAAAACAAAGTTATTTAATAAATTAGGAAATTTTGTATATACTAAGTTTGTAAAAAATAATATTAAAGAGTTATTAATAAATTAA
- a CDS encoding putative ribosomal protein S3 has protein sequence MGQKVHPLIFRGLIYKNYLNNFYINISKNKYYLINILLTYFIYYNIYKICNYKEDNYINISINFNINKFIITFFLYNKYYNIYNLKYIFILLNYFNYYYYNYYNYICYLKIKYINNINNINVIIYYIKKYYIKYKSLKLIFDYLYTNILKKNNFNIKGLKIKFSGRFKNSLKTKTEIYIYGIISLSTLNNNIKYINDIINTKYGILSIKIWLNI, from the coding sequence ATGGGACAAAAGGTACATCCTTTAATATTTAGAGGATTAATATATAAAAACTATTTAAATAATTTTTATATAAATATAAGTAAAAATAAATATTATTTAATTAATATATTATTAACATATTTTATTTATTATAATATATATAAAATATGTAATTATAAAGAAGATAATTATATTAATATAAGTATAAATTTTAATATAAATAAATTTATAATTACATTTTTTTTATATAATAAATATTATAATATATATAATTTAAAATATATATTTATTTTATTAAATTATTTTAATTATTATTATTATAATTATTATAATTATATATGTTATTTAAAAATAAAATATATAAATAATATAAATAATATTAATGTTATAATTTATTATATAAAGAAATATTATATAAAATATAAATCTTTAAAATTAATATTTGATTATTTATATACTAATATTTTAAAAAAAAATAATTTTAATATAAAAGGATTAAAAATAAAATTTTCAGGTCGTTTTAAAAATAGTTTAAAAACTAAAACAGAAATATATATTTATGGTATTATATCTTTAAGTACATTAAATAATAATATTAAATATATAAATGATATTATAAATACTAAATATGGTATTTTAAGTATAAAAATTTGGTTAAATATTTAA
- a CDS encoding apicoplast ribosomal protein L16, with the protein MTNIIIKKNQKGKIKGKFNLKFLGLYWGIISLNSGFLTKNQLETSKFIINKYLKKIGVYKICIRCIKSLTKKSLKTRMGSGKGSIEFYVSPIKKNKLLFEISKISNNIIYTITKVLSYKLPFKLQYIKNN; encoded by the coding sequence ATGACTAATATTATAATAAAGAAAAATCAGAAAGGTAAAATAAAAGGTAAATTTAATTTAAAATTTTTAGGGTTATATTGGGGTATTATATCTTTAAATTCTGGGTTTTTAACAAAAAATCAATTAGAAACTTCAAAATTTATAATAAATAAATATTTAAAAAAAATAGGAGTATATAAAATTTGTATAAGATGTATAAAATCATTAACTAAAAAATCTTTAAAAACTAGAATGGGATCAGGAAAAGGTTCTATAGAATTTTATGTAAGTCCTATAAAAAAAAATAAGTTATTATTTGAAATAAGTAAAATTTCAAATAATATTATTTATACTATAACAAAAGTTTTATCATATAAATTACCTTTTAAATTACAATATATTAAAAATAATTAA
- a CDS encoding apicoplast ribosomal protein S17 yields the protein MNIKIGYVIKYLNINIKIVCISFYKYNFKYKKLLLCNLYIKIYDNRNEIIINDYILFKYYKKSKYCNNKVIKIL from the coding sequence ATGAATATAAAAATAGGATATGTTATAAAATATTTAAATATAAATATTAAAATAGTTTGTATATCTTTTTATAAATATAATTTTAAATATAAAAAATTATTATTATGTAATTTATATATAAAAATATATGATAATAGAAATGAAATTATTATAAATGATTATATATTATTTAAATATTATAAAAAAAGTAAATATTGTAATAATAAAGTAATAAAAATTTTATGA
- a CDS encoding apicoplast ribosomal protein L14 produces the protein MIYINSILDVIDNSGIFKFKYICTLNKYKNPKYGDILIGVVYSLYNNNLYKKSDKCKGILVQQKKFLNFKKYYSIKFNKNAVIIINNNLNFVGTKSNHYISKYIKYKLNMNKFKIKYI, from the coding sequence ATGATATATATAAATAGTATATTAGATGTAATAGATAATAGTGGTATATTTAAATTTAAATATATTTGTACTTTAAATAAATATAAAAACCCTAAATATGGTGATATACTTATCGGAGTAGTTTATAGTTTATATAATAATAATTTATATAAAAAATCTGATAAATGTAAAGGTATTTTAGTACAACAAAAAAAATTTTTAAATTTTAAAAAATATTATTCAATAAAGTTTAATAAAAATGCAGTGATAATTATAAATAATAATTTAAATTTTGTAGGTACTAAAAGTAATCATTATATATCTAAATATATAAAATATAAATTGAATATGAATAAGTTTAAAATAAAATATATTTGA
- a CDS encoding apicoplast ribosomal protein S8 translates to MIITFLNNIKHNFKLKKNFILYKYNKKIYYLSILLYNYKYIFKLYILNIYDKYFIFIILNEYKDINYFKVYIKYNQLFYMNYNKLLYFIKFKKYFKGLLILYSSKYKFITHILALKYKVGGILIFYIL, encoded by the coding sequence ATGATTATTACATTTTTAAATAATATTAAGCATAATTTTAAATTAAAAAAAAATTTTATATTATATAAATATAATAAAAAAATATATTATTTAAGTATATTATTATATAATTATAAATATATATTTAAATTATATATTTTAAATATATATGATAAATATTTTATTTTTATAATTTTAAATGAATATAAAGATATTAATTATTTTAAAGTATATATTAAATATAATCAATTATTTTATATGAATTATAATAAGTTATTATATTTTATAAAATTTAAAAAATATTTTAAAGGATTATTAATTTTATATTCTTCAAAATATAAATTTATTACACATATATTAGCATTAAAATATAAAGTTGGTGGTATTTTAATATTTTATATTTTATAA
- a CDS encoding apicoplast ribosomal protein L6, translating into MINNRKYIFLNNNSIKENNNIYLILDIKYLNYIYIIQNNNIIYNINILNDIYIYFIKNNIYYLIFKIYKYIFNNIFNKIQYKKYQLVLNIIGINYKFYYLKEGNFLIFQLKYSHKIIIKLPNIVFCKLDINKNLIYLYSINIFILNSIGSLINSFQYINKYKELGIKKLI; encoded by the coding sequence ATGATAAATAATAGAAAATATATATTTTTAAATAATAATAGTATAAAAGAAAATAATAATATATATTTAATTTTAGATATAAAATATTTAAATTATATATATATAATACAAAATAATAATATAATATATAATATTAATATATTAAATGATATATATATATATTTTATAAAAAATAATATTTATTATTTAATATTTAAAATATATAAATATATATTTAATAATATATTTAATAAAATACAATATAAAAAATATCAATTAGTTTTAAATATAATTGGTATAAATTATAAATTTTATTATTTAAAAGAAGGTAATTTTTTAATATTTCAATTAAAATATAGTCATAAAATAATTATAAAATTACCTAATATAGTGTTTTGTAAATTAGATATAAATAAAAATTTAATATATTTATATAGTATTAATATATTTATATTAAATTCTATTGGGAGTTTAATAAATTCATTTCAATATATAAATAAATATAAAGAATTAGGTATAAAAAAATTAATATGA
- a CDS encoding apicoplast ribosomal protein S5, whose amino-acid sequence MIINIINKKLNNFYILYYSIILLKSIFILILKNKFNNYLYKIYNILIIYLKLYYIINNRKNKKYIFNNKDLNFIYFYIYKYNNNVKFNNDIIRLNNNISNIIEKIIEIKKISYTIKKGRIKRYKIVLVLGNKQGWIGLGVSKNININKAIISSKVKALNNIYYFKYSLLNIYKLRYIYINYNKFFIKLQFKIYNYLNIRFLLLKYLFECLGYFNCKVIIYYNIIHNKYNLLNKLLLVLFNIF is encoded by the coding sequence ATGATAATAAATATTATTAATAAAAAGTTAAATAATTTTTACATATTATATTATAGTATAATATTATTAAAAAGTATTTTTATATTAATTTTAAAAAATAAATTTAATAATTATTTATATAAAATTTATAATATTTTAATTATATATTTAAAATTATATTATATTATAAATAATAGAAAAAATAAAAAATATATTTTTAATAATAAAGATTTAAATTTTATTTATTTTTATATTTATAAATATAATAATAATGTTAAATTTAATAATGATATTATAAGATTAAATAATAATATTAGTAATATTATTGAAAAAATTATTGAAATAAAAAAAATATCTTATACAATAAAAAAAGGAAGAATTAAAAGATATAAAATAGTATTAGTATTAGGTAATAAACAAGGTTGGATAGGATTAGGAGTTAGTAAAAATATTAATATTAATAAAGCTATTATATCTTCTAAAGTAAAAGCTTTAAATAATATTTATTATTTTAAATATTCATTATTAAATATATATAAATTAAGATATATATATATTAATTATAATAAATTTTTTATTAAATTGCAATTTAAAATTTATAATTATTTAAATATTAGATTTTTATTATTAAAATATTTATTTGAATGTTTAGGTTATTTTAATTGTAAAGTAATAATTTATTATAATATAATACATAATAAATATAATTTATTAAATAAATTATTATTAGTATTATTTAATATATTTTAA
- a CDS encoding apicoplast ribosomal protein L36: protein MKKRSSIKKICNKCKLIKRFKKLHIICINKKHKQTQ from the coding sequence ATGAAAAAACGTTCTTCAATAAAAAAAATATGTAATAAATGTAAATTAATAAAACGTTTTAAAAAATTACATATAATTTGTATAAATAAAAAACATAAACAAACACAATGA
- a CDS encoding apicoplast ribosomal protein S11: MIKSNNYIIFLYFKLTLKNTLITISKYKYYNNKYIYIKNIKNISCGCFKYFKNRLKNTILANNILTINIIKYLINKNYLNINIIFNGINYYRIHILKLLLNVKYKNKKLNINKLFDITSIPYNGCKFSKRKY; this comes from the coding sequence ATGATTAAATCTAATAATTATATAATTTTTTTATATTTTAAATTAACTTTAAAAAATACTTTAATAACAATATCAAAATATAAATATTATAATAATAAATATATTTATATAAAAAATATTAAAAATATATCATGTGGTTGTTTTAAGTATTTTAAGAATAGATTAAAAAATACTATATTAGCAAATAATATTTTAACTATAAATATTATAAAATATTTAATTAATAAAAATTATTTAAATATAAATATAATATTTAATGGTATAAATTATTATAGAATACATATTTTAAAATTGTTATTAAATGTAAAATATAAAAATAAAAAATTAAATATAAATAAATTATTTGATATAACTTCAATACCTTATAATGGATGTAAATTTTCAAAAAGAAAATATTAA
- a CDS encoding apicoplast ribosomal protein S12, which yields MLTINKLLYKKQYKKNKKITNHLLNKCPQKKGIVLKILIKTPKKPNSALRKVAKIRLSNNKELLAYIPGEGKSVQEHNFVLIKGGRVKDLPGIKYKIIRGSLDSIGVLNRKTSRSKYGTKKY from the coding sequence ATGTTAACAATAAATAAATTATTATATAAAAAACAATATAAAAAAAATAAAAAAATAACAAATCATTTATTAAATAAATGTCCTCAAAAAAAAGGTATAGTTTTAAAAATATTGATAAAAACTCCAAAAAAACCAAATTCAGCTTTAAGAAAAGTTGCTAAAATAAGATTATCAAATAATAAAGAATTATTAGCATATATACCGGGTGAAGGTAAATCTGTTCAAGAACATAATTTTGTATTAATTAAAGGTGGTAGAGTAAAAGATTTACCAGGTATAAAATATAAAATAATAAGAGGTTCTTTAGATTCAATAGGAGTTTTAAATAGAAAAACTTCTAGATCAAAATATGGAACTAAAAAATATTAA
- a CDS encoding apicoplast ribosomal protein S7 yields the protein MIIFKYFIKIFLKKGKLNKSIKLLIYILYLLKKITNKSSIFIFNKAIKNLLLPFSFLKVKINNIKYNIPVIVSYEQSIFNIYKLLNNVIKNKNILLYKIICKYLIFSYNKEGELYKIKLNLIKQFISNRVYIYLLKKNKIKK from the coding sequence ATGATAATATTTAAGTATTTTATAAAAATATTTTTGAAAAAAGGTAAATTAAATAAAAGTATAAAATTATTAATATATATATTATATTTATTAAAGAAAATAACTAATAAATCTAGTATATTTATTTTTAATAAAGCTATAAAAAATTTATTATTACCTTTTTCTTTTTTAAAAGTAAAAATAAATAATATTAAATATAATATACCTGTTATAGTATCTTATGAACAATCTATATTTAATATATATAAATTATTAAATAATGTTATAAAAAATAAAAATATTTTATTATATAAAATTATTTGTAAATATTTAATTTTTAGTTATAATAAAGAAGGTGAATTATATAAAATAAAATTAAATTTAATTAAACAATTTATATCAAATAGAGTATATATATATTTATTAAAAAAAAATAAAATTAAAAAGTGA
- a CDS encoding putative elongation factor Tu, with the protein MNNKLFLRNKQHINLGTIGHVDHGKTTLTTAISYLLNLQGLSKKYNYSDIDSAPEEKIRGITINTTHIEYETLTKHCAHIDCPGHSDYIKNMIIGATQMDIAILVISIIDGIMPQTYEHLLLIKQIGIKNIIIFLNKEDLCDDIELIDFIKLEVNELLIKYNFDLNYIHILTGSALNVINIIQKNKNYELIKSDIWIQKLNNLIQIIDNIIIPTRKINDYFLMSIEDVFSITGRGTVVTGKIEQGCINLNDEIEILKFEKSSPNLTTVIGLEMFKKQLTQAQSGDNVGILLRNIQKKDIKRGMILATPNKLKVYKSFIAETYILTKEEGGRHKPFNVGYKPQFFIRTVDVTGEIKNIYLNGNVQKVAIPGDKITLHIELKHYIVLTLNMKFSIREGGKTIGAGIIIEIKN; encoded by the coding sequence ATGAATAATAAATTATTTTTAAGAAATAAACAACATATAAATTTAGGTACTATAGGTCATGTAGATCATGGAAAAACTACATTAACTACAGCTATATCTTATTTATTAAATTTACAAGGATTATCAAAAAAATATAATTATTCTGATATTGATTCAGCTCCAGAAGAAAAAATAAGAGGAATTACAATAAATACAACACATATTGAGTATGAAACTTTAACTAAACATTGTGCTCATATAGATTGTCCTGGTCATTCTGATTATATAAAAAATATGATTATAGGAGCTACACAAATGGATATTGCAATTTTAGTAATATCTATAATAGATGGTATAATGCCTCAAACTTATGAGCATTTATTATTAATAAAACAAATAGGTATAAAAAATATAATTATTTTTTTAAATAAAGAGGATTTATGTGATGATATTGAATTAATAGATTTTATAAAATTAGAAGTAAATGAATTATTAATTAAATATAATTTTGATTTAAATTATATACATATATTAACTGGTTCAGCATTAAATGTTATAAATATAATTCAAAAAAATAAAAATTATGAATTAATAAAATCTGATATTTGGATACAAAAATTAAATAATTTAATTCAAATTATTGATAATATTATAATACCTACTAGAAAAATAAATGATTATTTTTTAATGTCAATAGAAGATGTATTTTCTATAACAGGTAGAGGTACAGTAGTAACTGGTAAAATTGAACAAGGATGTATAAATTTAAATGATGAAATTGAGATTTTAAAATTTGAAAAATCATCTCCTAATTTAACAACAGTTATAGGATTAGAAATGTTTAAAAAACAATTAACACAAGCACAATCAGGTGATAATGTAGGTATTTTATTAAGAAATATTCAAAAAAAAGATATAAAAAGAGGTATGATTTTAGCCACACCTAATAAATTAAAAGTATATAAATCCTTTATAGCAGAAACATATATTTTAACAAAAGAAGAAGGAGGTCGTCATAAACCTTTTAATGTAGGATATAAACCTCAATTTTTTATTCGTACAGTAGATGTTACTGGAGAGATTAAAAATATATATTTAAATGGAAATGTACAAAAAGTAGCTATACCAGGAGATAAAATAACATTACATATCGAATTAAAACATTATATAGTGTTAACATTAAATATGAAATTTTCTATTAGAGAAGGTGGTAAAACAATAGGAGCTGGTATTATAATAGAAATCAAAAATTAA